CATAGTCTACCCCACAACGCATAAAGGGGAACCCAGCTTCCAGGCGTTCAGCGGGTAAATTACCCATGAGAGGCTGTACAATTTTTCCCTTAAGTCGCGTGCAAGTGACACAATCGTGGACAGTTTTCCTAGCTAGGTTTCTCCCACCAAGTGGCCACCAAGTCTCACGCACAGAAGCCAAGAGTTGCTGAGGCCCACAATGCAATAACTGTTTATGTTCATGCGCAAATATCAACATAGTCAGTCTGTGTTTACTACACAACAGAATAGGATGTTTCTTGTTGTTATTAAAAGAATTACAGTTACTCAACCTTCCGCCAACGcgtattaatttaaattcatcaaGAAAAGGATTTAAACCTAGTATTCTTTTAGATTTTACAACCGATTTCTTATCTAAATCGCTATATTCGCTATTAAACGATTGCAGTTGTGCAAGCCGTGCTAACATAATAGTTGCAGCGTCCAACTCAATAACAGATAAGGAACCGGTTTTTCGGTCTTGTTTACTAACACGTGTGTTACCGATGAACCTGAGTACATAGGCTGACATTCGACGCAGCCGATTGAATGaagaaaatctattaaaatctaCTAAGCAATCACTATTCTGATTACTACACACCATACTCGCATGTTGAACCTTCAATTCGGGCAACTTTGCATTATCTATGACAACATTATTTGACCATTCAATGTCATGGCTCTGTAAAAAGGCTGGCCCGTGCCACCACAGGTCATTGTCTTGGAGTTCGTTTAAGTGGAGGCCCCTCGACACAATATCTGCAGGATTATCTGTGCCTTTAATATGCAACCAAATCGCGTCTCCCGTAAGATCGTTTATTTGAGACACTCGATTTTGGACaaacgtttttaaattatgagGAGGCATTCTAATCCAGCCCATGACTATGGTGGAATCTGTCCAAAAGTAAACTTTTGTAAACGTAAGCCTTAACGAACTTAAAATTTTACGATATAGCCGCGCGCCGAGCAAAGCACCACAAAGTTCAAGCCGCGGAATAGTACACACTGTTTTTACGGGGGCCACTTTGCTCTTTGCACATAATAATTTGACTGATACCGATGATTGATCCGAGTACGTGCGTATGTACGCACAAGCCCCATACGCATTTTGTGACGCATCAGTGAAAATATGTAATTCGCAATTAAGTACATGTTCACTCATGACTTAACGAGGGACCCGGATGTTCTGTAAAGACGACAGGTTTTGAATAAATCGGTTCCACAAACATTCAATATCGGTTGGGACCGCATCATCCCAATCGATTTTACAAAGCCATAACTTCTGAAGCAATACTTTTGCTATAATAATTGTCGGCGCTAAAAGACCTAACGGATCATAGATTTGTGATATCACAGACATCATTGTTCGTTTAGTGACCTTTGACGTATTTTCTACGTTGGTGGTAAAATAAAGCATATCTTTATCTACTTGCCATCCTAAACCGAGTGTTTTATTCTGACAGTGTTCACCGCTCGATAACTCCTTAAATACTTCTTTGTTTACATCATAATTGAATGTCCATTTTCTTAACGGAAAGCAAGCAGACTTTAAAATCTCTGACGTTTTTTCGCATATATTCAACAACACTTGAGGGTCGTCTTCTCCTGTTATTAAATCGTCGACGAAGAAATCCTCATTTATTACTCTGGCAATAATTTTATCATCCGTGTCTAGTGCTAGTTGACGCAAACAGCGCATACTTAAGTAAGGAGCAGACGCCGTTCCGTATGTCACAGTATTAAGTCTATATACGCTTAATTCATCCGATGCGGTTTCCCGCCATAAAATTAGTTGTAGGTCACGCTGATCGGGCTGAACAAGCACTTGCCTATACATCTTCTCCACGTCAGCACTGGCAACATATTTATACTGCCGGAAACGAAGTAAAATGGAAAATATGTCGTTTAGGAGAGGAGGGCCTATCATCTGTATGTCATTTAACGACTTATTCGATGTGGTTGCGGCACTAGCATCAAACACTACACGAAGTTTTGTTGTACTGCTGTGCTCGCGGAATACCCCATGATGTGGTAGGAAATAATGCGGCCATGCGTATTCGTTTATTTTAGACATATGCCCTAGGTCATTATGTTCCCGTAAAAAGTCACTGTATAACCTTTTATACGAAGGGGATTTATCTAATTTCCGCTCTAATGACAAGAAGCGTGATTTTGCCCTCTCGTATGAATCACCGAGAACATCAGCTGATTCCTTCAATGGTACTCGAACTGAGAACCTGCCACTATTATCTCGTGTagtggttttaataaaatattcctcaCACTGACGTTCTTCTTCGGTTAATACCGAACCCGAATTTACAACTTCTTCTAGCTCCCAAAATTTACGTAAGTGTGTATCAACATTCGACTGTTGTGTGAAATAACAATGAACCTTATTAGCGCGTAAGTTGGTTGTAAATATAGGACCTGAAATTAGCCAACCCACCTTCGAGTTTTGTAGGTATGGACCGTTTGATAATCGAATTCTATCCGCTTCCAATAAATCCCCATAAACATCAGCACCAATCAGCAAATCGATTTCTGATGGAATGTTGAACGTGGGGTCCGCGAGACATACGTTGTCTGGGATGAGGAGTGTGTCGTAATAAATATGAGATGCCGGCAAACTCGTTGTAATGCTCGGCAAAACATAACATTGCAATTGAATGTTAAAGTTACTCGTTTTTGATCGCATGGTAATATCGCATAATTTATTACAGTGTGAAACCGACTTTCCCACACCTGCAATTTGTATAGTGGACTGTATTAATGATACGTTTAAACGTTGGCAGAGCCTTTCCGAAATGAAAGAATTCTGACTACCACCGTCTATTAGTGCGCGAGCCGTATAGTATTTGTTGTCACCACCAAGAACCTCAACTATCGCGGTCGACATTAACACTTGTGGTACTGAGACACAAGACGCATTTTCGATTGGCGAGGCACTGGTGTTGTCTACAAAATTCAAAGCACATGAAACGACAGAAACCGGCTCCCTATCAACACTCGCCGTTGAAGCTGCCGGCACCGATGCAATAACATGGATTTTATCCTTGTGTAATAAAGTATTGTGTTTATCCTTGCATTGCTTGCATGGCCCAAACAAACACTCTGATATTGTGTGACCTGTTCGTAAACAATTACGACACAAATCCCTCGTATTATCAACAAATTTAATTCTGTCAAAAACTGTTAAATTAAGgaatttaaaacatataaacaaTGCGTGCTTTTCACCGCACATAACACAAACATTCTTCGATTTTTCGGGTTTAATCGTATTGTTATTGTTACACGTGGACACAAAACTATGTAACTGCGGTGTATGAGCGGCACTATATAGTATGTTTTTTGACCTCAGACGTATTACTATATAGGCTTGTTATTCGTATTTCGAGTATGATTGTTATGAATCATGTCCAACATGTCAGCCCGATTACGTAAGAAATTCAATAAatcatctaattttattttagttttattaaaatccgaTGATATCGTGCCCTTATGGTTCTCCCATTTACGCTCAGTAGCTGAATCGAGTTTCGATacgataatataaattattaaagtatCCCAGGTGTCCGTCGGTTCGTCGAGAGATTTGAGCGCTCGCAAGTTACGTAAAACTACGTCGATCAATTTCCTAATTAACGAAGGAGATTCTTTGTTGATAGATTGTGCagtaaacaaagatttgacaTGGTTGTGAATAAGCAATCGTTTATTATGGTACCTATTTTCCAAAAGCTCCCATGCGTGAGTATAATTGGCTGCAGTGAACTCCAATGCACTTATTATTTGGAGTGCGGAACCCGTAAGCGAAGACTTTAGGTAATGGAACTTCTGAATTGAATCTAAATCGGTCCGCTTATCTATCAtagataaatatgaatttttatACTCGAGCCAGTGATCATACGAACCGTCGAATGAGGGGAGGATAATTTGAGGTAGTTTAATTGAACTTTTATTTGGCATAGACTGTAAATTATCACATTTACCTGAAACTTTTGCAACATCGGTTAAACATTTGGCAATTGCcataatactaaaatattggTCCTCAAAAGCTTCTCTATACTCAATTTGTTTGTCTAACTCAACCTCATCTATTAATTGCTCGATTTTATCTTGAATTCTATTGAAAGACGTAAGCACATTTGTAACCGACTCCATTCGTAAACTAAGTTCAGCCTGCTGTCGTTCGGATAATGTTACATTTTCGTACTTGCTAATATACTTTTCAAATAACGTTAATCGCCTTTTCAAAGAACCCCTTTGTTTTTTGAGATCACCTACATTTGAACAATTACTTTCACCGTATTCCTCGTCACTCATTTTGGCGGTTCACAAAGAGACGGTTACTCACGCATAAACACCAACAGCGAAATACAAGTTGACAGGCACCACATACTGCACATATTGGTAGGTTTACGAACTGCAATTCTGAAATACAGCACGATATTAGACACAAAAGAAAGGATAGGAAGAACAGGAACGACCGGCCTGACCGTTTCTTGCTGATTCGATGCTCGATTCGATGCGAGGCTTCATGCGGCTCGATGGTCCATGTTTGATACGCATATATTCGTTTATTATAatcgtttattataatataatcgtatacaatttattgagacaaataaaaaGCGAAAAGAAAATTTTTCTTCAATGACAAAAAATGTGACAGCCAAAGTCCAGCGGCGCGCGCAGCACGTCGCAGGTTGACATGGCGTCGTTTACATGGCGCTAACAATTACACCCATTCAAGACTGGCAAATTGACTTCAATGTTCAAtggaaataaatataggtacatagtcGAATTTTATAGAGAACCTCATCTTTTTGAAATCAGTTAAAACGCTTCTTTAGACAAACGTTATTTTAATGGATACTGACCTGTACCGATTGTAAACTCGAGCAAAATGTATTCTGTGAGAAATATATATCATCACGAACAAACACAGGCCGATGATGAACGCACCAGCGAGCAATGCAGGAAACTGAAATGAAAacatattatttgaaaacaataataacacttgtatagatgttttatctcaaGAAAGCGGGTAAGTCATACTTGTGTGGGTAAATGTAGGTACATGCACATTAGTTTTGTATGACTCGGCGACTCGGCCACTTCTGAGCGCTCCCGAGCTTATGCATACAAAGAAAACGTGTGTGTGCCTACATACACACGAATGACTCACTCAGTTTTGTGTAACAACATTTCTGTAGAAACTctattttgtcaaaacgtattcTACGCCAATTCTACTCCACAAATTTTCTCCGAAATACTGCTACATCTACAGTACTAAAGAAATAAGTAGTACTTCATAAATACAAGACGTATGGAAATATTAGAAGGTACCTATGCTTGACCTTCATAAGTCTTCAATATAATATGCACATTTACGTTAGATTTTTTGCCCCATCAAGGGTCCACAATCATAAACGGTCCCCAGGATCCCTTGAAAATAAtagacaatttaaaaaaatgtgatcgAGAGGCCATCAAAGTGTTTCATTATGGgtcttctttatttaaaaaactgtcGTTGAAAAGTAGCTACAAAGGGGTTTTGAGAGTTGATACCTTTGCCCTAGCTAGACCctttactttatttgtatttttgagtATGTTTGTCTGCATTCATGGGTGTAACCAGGGCGGGGCAGGGTGGGGCACTCACCCCACCTAGCTCAGACTTGGGAGGTACTGAAGAGGTTTaatgtctatttttaattaatgctaGTGCAAAAggcggacaaacatttaaattaatcttttaaaataaaagagatAGGCTTTTGATACCTAATTTTCAATTCTGCGAATGTGCTCAATAAATGCAAGAATAAATGTTAGTGAAGATTTTCATTTAAGGATCCTGGTGGTACCTTAGCGCGCAACGCGCTACAGAAccaaacctaaaaacaaaatatctataattTATATTCCGTTGAGAAATCTCAAATGTGTGGGTATGGTAAGGGGTTTAGAATTATAACTCCCAACTATGTCTAGACAGAGAGAATTAGGCCTACAGGTGCACTTTTTCTTCCTATCGCACAACGAATGAAGAAGTTTCTGCTCAAGCATTCAGTCGTTGGTTATTCATACGCAAggctaaaatattattttctttttgaagcCTCAATCAGAAACTAACAAAAAACTCGCGCACACACTCACTAGCCTGTATTATTATGTGTCAGGATTTCTTTATCTCCAAACTAAAAAAAGTCGCGTTACATATCCTATTGTTGCATACAACGACTAATGAAGAACTAAATAACGAAAAAGATCAAATGAACTGAGGTAAGAATGTGGGTAGTTAGGTACAAAACTTAGAATGTTGCCCCACCCTGAAACCACAGCTGGCTATACCCATGTCTGCATTCCACCTGTTTCTATCTAGCAGATCTTACTATAGTATCTACCCAGGTATAGTGTAGCTGCCTAACAGTGATTTATTTCCAAATCAGTACTTTACTTCTtgagcttttagggtacaaacaaataaacattatttttctttgaccGTACCTACCCACAGGCAACAATATATTTACCTTGCTTCTACATTCTTCGTCCCAGTTGACATTAAGAAGATTCTCATATAGCTTGAGGAATCGCTCAATAGGACAATATTCTCCACAGTATGGTATTTTAAGAACTTTCGGCTCAACAATATCGACGGAGTTTCTGTACGAGATTCTTACAAAATGATCGTCCGAGCCATTTTCTGGAATATACagaaaatagtgttaattaGATACAAAATACATGTGGCAAGAAAATTACACAGaaagtgattaaaaaaaaaaggtttttaatatTTGCGGGAATATGTAGATTATTACTAagctagaaatatattttttttttacaaaaaatatgacagACTtctaaaaacactgaaaaagaaaactgttaGGTGCATCgccctagaagtcagtgtctagtAGATGCAGCTATGTTTATTTctccaccgacttctaggccaatGCACctaacacagtttttttttgctttttagcaTTTTTAGAAGTCTTACTGACTTCtcgataataaaaataaatcacactTACTGGTCACTAATTCTATCAGTACCGTCGAGGTATACACGGGGCAGTTCCCATCATAAAGGTCCAACGCGTTGAGCACATTTCCCACAGTGAGGTCATGGCCGCTAAATATTAGTACTTTATGACCCTTATTATTTCTTGACAAAGAGGTCAACATATGCGCCCCTATGTGTTTGATTAGTGGACCCACTTTCAGCCGGGCTAGGAGCGGCGACCCCGTCTGTGTTGTGAAGCTGAAAATAATATATGGCATTTATTAAAGTACCGTAGTattacatctttggcagtcgttatgggtaatcagaagccagtatctGACACCATTTTAAccaagggttattgggttgtccgggtaagtAGGTtgaggtctgataggcagtcgctccttttaaaacactgatactcagctgcatccagttagactggaagccgaccccaacatagttgggaaaatggctcggaagatgatgatgtcaTAGTACTGTATTtctattttaactattttctGAGGTTAAACTAGCCTGTAACCATTTCTTATTGTATAAGTATATTACATCACACTCCACAATCATAAATGTGAAACAAACATGTGTATGTATAAACAAGTATGTGATGTTAGATAACCATTCATGCAAAAAGCAATCGTTTTTTTAACATCacattacataggtacatcAAAATGAAATGAGAGATGTTTAAAAGGGGGATAAAATTGTAAGGTCCAaggattattttaatcaaactaAATCctcaaaaatcttttatatctcgaacgtcaaaaaaattcaaaaagacagcccccaatcCGCCCACTTTTCACGACTTCCTATGTgattttgctgggaagaagtggggctacaaactcctcagcaacatagtaatatttttgtatgcgtTTTCTAATTATTACTAGCACAAAATGAGAACCGATAAAGACAAGATAAACAATCAATATGTGACATACATATAACATAACAATTACGATAAGGGGATATTGTCACCAatagttataataaataacaaccaGATAAAGGTTCGAATAGAATGCCTATTACAGAGATTACTACTAACAAGGCTTTTTAACTACATAATGAAGAGGAAAtgggaaataaaattaaaggttTCCATCCCAAGGCTGGCAACTGCTTCACACAAgtgggtaaaaaataaaatgggtaAAACTGGGTAAAAATAGCGCGATAAACGGGCAGAAAGACAGAGATAGTGGTAAGGACTGAAGGTggagaaaaacatcttgaggaaacttggactataGTTCACCAACCCGCTCTGGACAAGCGTAATGGTTAATCCTTGTTTGTGTAAAGcgaagcctgtgcccagcagtaggacaaTTAAAAAAAGGCAGATAATGATGAAGGATTAACTAACTGTGTCACTGTGTCAAGATCCATAATAAAAGAGACAAACCTGTAACAAGCTGGTTCTcgcattttatccgggtacacaGATTGAGTCCAGTTTGGCAAAGTAAAGTTATACAATGACTCAATATATAAAGTGCTGTAAATGTCATCAATCTCATAGTAGTCTTTCACTTTCATACCAGTATATGCTGAAAGGTAGCTGAAAAGCAAAACGTTAAGGTCATTGAATAAAAgtttatgtaaatgttttgcATTATATTACAGCTGACGCGCAGCAGTGAATAGAATTATGTTCATTAAGTAATTTCTGACTTTGCTACAATACACTTAATTATTTAGTATTGTGCGCTGACTCGAATTCTCATAGAATTGCAACGCTAATAAGAGTGAGAGATTAACTTGCATCAGTAAATTCCAAAAAGGCagcataaaatatttcaacacagcaaattatttacttacttcattAAATACTGATATTTGCTCAGTTTGTCTTTATATGGCTTGGAAGAGGTCAGCCTATCTAATTCTCTATCATACGCAGGACATGGTTTCTTCATGGCAAGGATTTCATCCTCTTTCTCCGGCACCGTATGTACTGGTATCGGTTGCCAGTTTAACTCCATATCCCATCTGCTTTTCCTGCTTGGTGGGTACATACctgtaaataaagattttagtaATGGTTACAAACAGAATGTTCACATATGAACATATATGTATAGGGTATTAGggtaggttcatatctgacggaacatgtgtcacataaacaaacaaatatacgaTTAAACATTCAATcgttcacacctaaccgatgatgcgtaAGTATGTCAATGTACATTTACAATGCTCTCGAtgcattttccgtcagatatgagaCTTCCCTTAGGATGCAATCTCACCAGCTAAATTCGCTTGAGCAGACATAAGGGTACGGTCCACGTCAGTCGACCGAACATAGATTTCAGAAGGATCAAAGTCCTCTGACAGTAAATGCTGGAATGAtgatatgaaaattaaatacacCAATGGAAATTgcaattgttataaataatgtttgttaaaGAAGATCTCTCCTTTAAGTGAAAATATGTAcgatttgttattaaaattcccCGACAAATTAAATTGAGGTCTTTTTATCAACATCGTCAAATGACTACTCCCTCTGTGGgatagcagcggtgagggagtgtcagactcttactgactaaaaactgttgtgttccgtcataggccttctatgtaccagggctgtgATAACTCTATTGAACAATCCCACAGATTCAATTGAGGTCTCAGCTTGCCTGTGAATATTTTGAAGTTAAGAAGGCTTAGGAATGTTTTCACATTTTCACTTAAAAGAGGTTTGAGAATCATGAAGATGTGACATGGTTTCAGATATATATAACTATTTAATATACTGGTTTTCCTTATATTTCCAGTTGGTATACAAATGACATGTCAAGTATAGTATTGTAGCACAGTATAGAAGTAAATCAACTACATAAATTGTTGttattgaaattttttatttttttatatgtattctgTAAAGAAAATGACCTAATGAATGATGTGGCAAATAAGTTAGTGGACATACTGGTTAgtgtgtagcaaagggtgtgcaaggcttttgggacttgagatggttttcgtcttatttttaggtattctatacgatggaaatgaaaaactaggcattttcaaaaatttttattttttatgaaaaattttctaagtcccaaaagccttgcagaccctttgctacactccaACCGACATACTAAACAAGAAGGaagaaatacattaatttataatatagaAAGTGAAAATAATGGTACTTTAACATAAATGAACTTTGCACACCCTcttacattaaaacaaaaaacctatgCAGACCAGTCACCCACATAAATGGATAACTAAGCTCTATAAAATAGCCTTTTAATTACAAATTGAAGTTATCAGAAATTCATTTAACAATATAACTGCCTAACCGATAAGGGGCTTTTCCTACCTACATAGGTTCTATTTCATACCATAAAGGAATGCATACAGTTCTTCAATTACATGTTTCAAGGATTGTTTACGAATATTATTGCATATAAAGAAAGGTGTCAACTTACCGCATACCTTTTTCGCAACCATTTTCCTAACGCATAATGTTGCTTTTTACCAGTATTCGTGAGCTGCCCAAATTTTACGGGCCAAATAGATTCATTCTTCCAAGGATCTGTAGGGTAGGGATCCACAGGAGTTCTATCACCATGTCTATATATTACAGCAGCATATATTACCCTTTCTTCTGCATAGCCCATAGttgtaaatgtaaatatcaCAATTAACAATGAAGAAATCATTATGTCGATACTAAAAATATAACCACCCGCGAAGTATGTACCGCATGTGCAAACTGTAGCTACAAATActtgaatagtttattttttaattataccaTCGCTTAATTAGCTTTCGAAA
This window of the Helicoverpa zea isolate HzStark_Cry1AcR chromosome 31, ilHelZeax1.1, whole genome shotgun sequence genome carries:
- the LOC124645101 gene encoding uncharacterized protein LOC124645101, with the translated sequence MSEHVLNCELHIFTDASQNAYGACAYIRTYSDQSSVSVKLLCAKSKVAPVKTVCTIPRLELCGALLGARLYRKILSSLRLTFTKVYFWTDSTIVMGWIRMPPHNLKTFVQNRVSQINDLTGDAIWLHIKGTDNPADIVSRGLHLNELQDNDLWWHGPAFLQSHDIEWSNNVVIDNAKLPELKVQHASMVCSNQNSDCLVDFNRFSSFNRLRRMSAYVLRFIGNTRVSKQDRKTGSLSVIELDAATIMLARLAQLQSFNSEYSDLDKKSVVKSKRILGLNPFLDEFKLIRVGGRLSNCNSFNNNKKHPILLCSKHRLTMLIFAHEHKQLLHCGPQQLLASVRETWWPLGGRNLARKTVHDCVTCTRLKGKIVQPLMGNLPAERLEAGFPFMRCGVDYAGPVMILNRRGRGASLTKSYICLFVCLCTRSIHLELVTSLSTKDYILALKRFISRRGKPAEIMSDNATNFVGAEREFVSFIENNSSDIDDFTSNNNIKFSFIPPYAPHFGGLWEAGVKSCKHHLRRVIGSANLTYEELSTVLAQIEAILNSRPLTALSTDPNDLQPLTPAHFLIGRPLTAPACRDLTEISIHRLMRYDVIGQMRQIFWKRWAKEYVAELQTRTKWKTRQDSLAINQLALIKDDNLPPLKWKLGRIIRMYPGTDGISRVADLLTSSGITRRAFSKICPLPVSP
- the LOC124645102 gene encoding prostatic acid phosphatase; translation: MISSLLIVIFTFTTMGYAEERVIYAAVIYRHGDRTPVDPYPTDPWKNESIWPVKFGQLTNTGKKQHYALGKWLRKRYAHLLSEDFDPSEIYVRSTDVDRTLMSAQANLAGMYPPSRKSRWDMELNWQPIPVHTVPEKEDEILAMKKPCPAYDRELDRLTSSKPYKDKLSKYQYLMNYLSAYTGMKVKDYYEIDDIYSTLYIESLYNFTLPNWTQSVYPDKMREPACYSFTTQTGSPLLARLKVGPLIKHIGAHMLTSLSRNNKGHKVLIFSGHDLTVGNVLNALDLYDGNCPVYTSTVLIELVTKNGSDDHFVRISYRNSVDIVEPKVLKIPYCGEYCPIERFLKLYENLLNVNWDEECRSKFPALLAGAFIIGLCLFVMIYISHRIHFARVYNRYRKNLPYTGIENAALTPIKS